The genomic window AAAAGCCGCTTTGATGCGAAGATAGGCTACGCTTTAAGCGGCAGCGAGCAGCTTGATCTGAACCTTATATCCTCACAGGCAGGGCGCAAGACCGAGAGCAGCATAACCGTAAACGGTGTGCTGAGAGACAGCTCGAAAAAGGTGTTCAAAGGCACTATCGACTTTAAAAACGGCTCGTCAGGCTCGAAGGGCGCAGAGCAGGAAAACGTGCTCATGTTAAGCGAAGATGCCGACAACCGCACTGTGCCTGTTATCCTCTGTGCCGATGAGGACGTCGAGGGCAGCCACGGTGCGACCATAGGCAGGATAGACGATGCGCAGATATTCTATATGCAGTCACGAGGGATACCCGAGGAGAGGATATACGAGCTGACCGCAAGGGCAAGGCTTGCGCAGGTCATAGGACAGATAGATGATGAAGACGCTCAAAAGCGCATATATGATTCACTGAATTGGAGCAATAAAGATGAGTAACAGAGACTACAAAGCGGATTTTCCCGTGTTTGACAAATACAAGGGGCTCGTTTATCTTGACAACGCAGCCACCACGCAAAAGCCGCAGTCGGTGCTCGATGCGAGCCTCGACTACTACCGCTTTGAGAATGCAAATCCTTTAAGGGGCTTGTATGACTTAAGCGTAAAGGCGACAGAAGCCTACGAGAACGCCCGTGAGAGCGTGCGTGAGTTTATCGGGGCAGACAGCACAAGAGAGATAATTTTTACAAGGAACGCATCAGAGAGTTTAAACCTCATAGCTTTCAGCTACGGGCGTGCTAATATAAACGAGGGCGATGAGATACTTGTCACAGTGTCAGAGCATCACTCAAACCTGCTGCCGTGGCAGATACTTGCCAAGGAAAAGGGTGCAAAGCTCAGCTTCTTAGAGTGCGGCGACGACGGAAAGTACACGGCCGATGCGCTCAGAAAAGCGCTCACGCCAAGGACAAAGATATTTGCGATAGCGCAGGTGTCAAACGTCTTCG from Ruminococcus sp. NK3A76 includes these protein-coding regions:
- a CDS encoding SufD family Fe-S cluster assembly protein, translating into MENAKLNILPVPTFGQLRVNYAVRDIKEYETPDKLLELADNSRTVEAVTAGGRYDVTLGEGYTAALLQYVRADNGLTLDTKVTAGSGAELKLIQVFDRGAQTVARLETQLADGAELELVQLYIGGSDTVSEIVTSLDGRKSRFDAKIGYALSGSEQLDLNLISSQAGRKTESSITVNGVLRDSSKKVFKGTIDFKNGSSGSKGAEQENVLMLSEDADNRTVPVILCADEDVEGSHGATIGRIDDAQIFYMQSRGIPEERIYELTARARLAQVIGQIDDEDAQKRIYDSLNWSNKDE